One region of Rhodocaloribacter litoris genomic DNA includes:
- the prmA gene encoding 50S ribosomal protein L11 methyltransferase — translation MRTVELTLYVEEPLQEWLIAFLEDLDFDAFLQEDHRLKAYLPAARWNDVARERIEQWLLAHGLDVPIEEQLIEPQDWNAQWERSLRPVAVGPFLIRPTWTETPPEHADKIVLEIDPKMSFGTGYHESTRLVLRVLPSLIRGGERVLDAGTGTGILAIAAVRLGAAGALAFDIDPWAAENAAENFARNGVADRIAFREGSLEVVPESGFDLVLANINRNVLLDLLPGFAEKTRPGGRIVLAGLLTSDRDRMLEAAARMERATRPALTPLHEATEGEWWSVVLERPA, via the coding sequence ATGAGAACCGTCGAACTGACGCTCTACGTCGAAGAACCGCTCCAGGAATGGCTCATCGCCTTCCTCGAAGACCTGGACTTCGACGCGTTTCTCCAGGAGGATCACCGCCTGAAGGCCTACCTGCCGGCGGCCCGCTGGAACGACGTCGCCCGGGAGCGGATCGAGCAATGGCTCCTGGCCCACGGCCTCGACGTGCCCATCGAGGAGCAGCTCATCGAGCCGCAGGACTGGAACGCGCAGTGGGAACGCTCCCTGCGCCCTGTTGCCGTCGGGCCGTTCCTCATCCGCCCCACCTGGACCGAGACGCCGCCCGAGCACGCAGACAAGATCGTCCTCGAGATCGATCCGAAGATGAGCTTCGGCACGGGCTACCACGAGAGCACGCGCCTGGTGCTCCGCGTGTTGCCCTCGCTCATCCGGGGCGGCGAGCGCGTCCTCGACGCCGGCACCGGCACCGGCATCCTCGCCATCGCCGCCGTCCGCCTGGGCGCCGCCGGGGCCCTCGCCTTCGACATCGACCCGTGGGCCGCCGAGAACGCCGCCGAGAACTTCGCCCGCAACGGCGTCGCCGACCGCATCGCGTTCCGTGAGGGTTCGCTGGAGGTCGTCCCCGAATCCGGCTTCGACCTGGTCCTGGCGAACATCAACCGGAACGTGCTGCTGGACCTGCTGCCCGGCTTCGCCGAGAAGACGCGCCCGGGCGGCCGGATCGTGCTCGCCGGTCTGCTCACGTCGGACCGCGACCGCATGCTCGAAGCCGCCGCCCGCATGGAGCGTGCGACGCGGCCCGCCCTGACGCCGCTCCACGAAGCCACCGAAGGCGAGTGGTGGTCGGTCGTCCTCGAGCGACCCGCATGA
- a CDS encoding Mrp/NBP35 family ATP-binding protein, translated as MTTSLERILDALATVVDPDRGKDIVRLGLVKDLRVEGDTVAFTLLLKNPAAPFARTAAEQARQAVHAALGPAVQVNVHVDNEMIGLGDDLTLSGAETPKAEERPVHTIAVASGKGGVGKSTVAVNLAVALARAGYDVGLVDTDIYGPSIPTMFGLKEARPRVNDARKIIPLEQHGVKLLSMGFLVDPDKAVIWRGPMVSSAVRQFLNDTAWGALDFLVLDLPPGTGDIQLTIVQTVPLSGAIIVSTPQDVALADARKGVAMFEQVNVPVLGLVENMAYFTPPDLPDRKYYLFGEGGARRLAEELGVPLLGEVPIEQSLRESCDAGTPVVLAAPESVSARAFTHLAGQVARQTALHHATLPSTPPVEISYR; from the coding sequence ATGACGACCTCTCTCGAACGGATTCTTGACGCGCTCGCCACGGTGGTGGACCCGGACCGGGGCAAGGACATCGTCCGTCTCGGGCTGGTGAAGGATCTCCGCGTCGAGGGCGACACCGTCGCATTCACACTCCTGCTCAAAAACCCCGCCGCCCCCTTCGCGCGGACGGCGGCCGAGCAGGCCCGGCAGGCGGTCCACGCGGCCCTTGGCCCGGCGGTGCAGGTGAACGTCCATGTCGACAACGAGATGATCGGCCTGGGCGATGACCTCACGCTCAGCGGCGCCGAGACGCCGAAAGCCGAGGAACGCCCCGTACACACCATCGCCGTGGCCTCGGGCAAGGGCGGCGTGGGCAAGAGCACCGTGGCCGTCAACCTGGCCGTGGCGCTGGCACGCGCCGGCTACGATGTCGGCCTGGTCGACACCGACATCTATGGCCCTTCCATCCCGACGATGTTCGGGCTGAAGGAGGCCCGGCCCCGCGTCAACGACGCTCGCAAGATCATTCCCCTGGAGCAGCACGGGGTGAAGCTGCTCTCGATGGGCTTCCTCGTGGATCCCGACAAAGCCGTCATCTGGCGGGGGCCGATGGTTTCGAGCGCCGTCAGGCAGTTTCTGAACGACACGGCCTGGGGCGCGCTCGACTTCCTCGTCCTGGACCTGCCGCCCGGCACCGGCGACATCCAGCTCACCATCGTGCAGACCGTCCCGCTCTCCGGCGCCATCATCGTCTCGACCCCGCAGGACGTGGCCCTGGCCGACGCCCGCAAAGGAGTAGCCATGTTCGAACAGGTGAACGTGCCGGTGCTCGGCCTCGTCGAGAACATGGCCTACTTCACCCCGCCGGACCTGCCGGACCGCAAGTACTACCTTTTCGGCGAGGGGGGGGCACGTCGCCTGGCCGAAGAGCTGGGCGTACCGCTTCTCGGAGAGGTGCCCATCGAACAGTCGCTCCGGGAGAGCTGCGACGCCGGCACCCCGGTCGTGCTCGCTGCCCCGGAGAGCGTCTCGGCCCGGGCCTTCACGCACCTTGCCGGGCAGGTGGCCCGCCAGACGGCCCTGCACCATGCCACACTCCCGTCCACCCCGCCGGTAGAAATCTCCTACCGTTAG
- a CDS encoding NifU family protein, with the protein MPDEKQTPKPAPAEEPYRPGEDPELRQRIEEALDMLRPYLMADGGSVRLLDITEDYVVELELLGACGTCPMSTMTLRAGIEQALKRTIPQITRVEAVNAPAAY; encoded by the coding sequence ATGCCCGACGAAAAGCAAACCCCGAAGCCGGCACCGGCCGAGGAGCCCTACCGTCCCGGCGAAGATCCGGAGCTGCGCCAGCGCATCGAGGAAGCGCTGGACATGCTGCGGCCCTACCTGATGGCCGACGGCGGTTCGGTCCGCCTGCTCGACATCACGGAGGACTACGTCGTCGAGCTGGAGCTGCTGGGGGCCTGCGGTACCTGCCCGATGAGCACGATGACGCTGCGGGCCGGCATCGAGCAGGCGCTCAAGCGCACGATCCCACAGATCACCCGCGTCGAAGCCGTCAACGCCCCGGCCGCCTACTGA
- a CDS encoding cohesin domain-containing protein: MLLLGATVGSAAAQSVSVGPIAGAPGETVTVPIFISDSPALSGVQVNVAFDTEGAAVIEGAETEGTVAGDLIAAGGFSQQGSTGFVAAAASAVEVTRDQVVALRFTLSDEPVASEATVTVKLSVGDNPPQSQTFELGTVAVAGNVDVTIPTDVLLTDRPDTLALEVGDLTDLGVHGYQFDLVYDPGVLSITDVLREGTLSDVQGSSFISQQVADGRYRVVYAHTAPLSGAGLLLAFGVDVSPNSGVRVRFENVKFVDGEGNLVPVVTRDKTILVSATSNEPGETVPSQFALTGIYPNPFQDRINVRLDLPQPMAVEVTLYDVLGREVRTDRLGTLAAGAGNLLAVNGSGLSAGIYFLRVRATANDGKVHQHVARVVRLK, from the coding sequence ATGCTGCTGCTTGGCGCAACGGTGGGGAGCGCGGCAGCCCAGTCCGTCAGTGTTGGCCCGATCGCCGGAGCACCCGGCGAAACGGTGACGGTCCCCATCTTCATCAGCGATAGCCCGGCCCTTTCGGGGGTTCAGGTTAACGTCGCCTTCGATACGGAAGGCGCTGCGGTGATCGAAGGGGCTGAAACCGAGGGTACGGTGGCCGGCGATCTGATCGCCGCCGGCGGTTTTTCGCAGCAGGGCAGCACCGGCTTTGTCGCGGCCGCCGCCTCGGCCGTCGAGGTGACGCGCGATCAGGTCGTCGCCCTGCGCTTTACCCTGAGTGATGAACCGGTGGCCAGTGAAGCCACCGTCACGGTCAAGCTGTCGGTGGGCGACAACCCGCCGCAGAGCCAGACGTTCGAACTGGGCACGGTGGCCGTCGCCGGCAATGTGGACGTTACCATCCCGACCGACGTGCTGCTCACCGACCGGCCCGACACGCTGGCACTGGAGGTGGGCGACCTGACCGACCTGGGCGTTCACGGTTATCAGTTCGACCTGGTCTATGACCCGGGCGTGCTGTCCATCACCGACGTCCTGCGCGAAGGCACCCTCTCTGACGTTCAGGGGTCCTCGTTCATCTCCCAGCAGGTGGCAGACGGGCGCTACCGCGTCGTCTATGCCCACACGGCGCCCCTCTCCGGGGCCGGCCTGTTGCTGGCTTTCGGCGTCGACGTGTCACCCAACAGCGGCGTGAGAGTACGCTTCGAGAACGTCAAGTTCGTCGATGGGGAAGGCAACCTGGTGCCCGTCGTCACGCGGGATAAGACCATCCTGGTCAGTGCTACCTCCAACGAACCGGGAGAAACCGTGCCGTCCCAGTTCGCCCTGACGGGGATCTATCCGAACCCGTTCCAGGACCGGATCAACGTACGGCTCGATCTGCCCCAGCCGATGGCGGTCGAAGTTACCCTCTACGACGTGCTCGGACGCGAAGTGCGGACGGACCGGCTTGGTACCCTCGCTGCCGGGGCCGGCAACCTGCTGGCCGTGAACGGCAGTGGCCTGTCGGCCGGCATCTACTTCCTCAGGGTGCGGGCTACGGCCAACGATGGTAAGGTACATCAGCACGTGGCCCGTGTCGTCCGCCTGAAGTAA
- a CDS encoding beta strand repeat-containing protein, whose product MSTLQRLPAALLAVFAFLLVGAGGARAQVTVSGGEGTINGTYTTVDAAITAINGVGSNGAQSIVVAINPGSFTITQALTNKEDNITFVAESGSVTLNSLNLNAGTVNFGDGTDASTFVLNSLGLTIESPSAMAVTVAAQASVTIGSGSIFSNGVTLTVNDGGTLSLAANLTVNGTLAVDPDGGDSGTTPAVVDLGGNTLTVANGATLTNDGLIQNGTVATASGSTATSSTFNGSGTFPNLTIGSNHTAAFGATTPTVSGSLTVTGVLSGTGTVTLSGANTTHTVSGDVDPSLQISASGVTINGDTGSSVASELGNVTVASNASATIQSVKTIAGDVTVASQASLQASLGGSSPTITGNVTVNQNASLSLGNATVSGNVTVNAISLQPSSMLLTGNVTVNGTFTVVDFATLDIGTHTLTLGDDITVATNAAVAGTGTFKLTGSTAGHNFNGKSIANLSVAAAATINSNVTVTGSLTVDDGDTTSGEGLFTIAGGNTVTASGTVTLKDDFAAATGTLKVGGTMVQAPFDSNAGFTTVQLPAVTIDAAAGVMLTSSGPSSGTFQVQGTFTHTQGEVSLGSNHLEFQGNYTYTAGSYVANGGNVIWNSAGTFSTGGGTVSFPNLTVSQALTAGNDDSIEIRNTLVANAAISVDGDSDDSGDVIILDGASVTYGVDQALGTDADDVVLGSDLNVTYTGAATTNVELPASVATLTAQAALTVDQNVTVNSKLTADGAAISVSNGGATVTLTVASGGTIERANNGSFSETSDDKIAVTDYHLVYSDDVGTAYVAGGELKTSANILSLTVKDTNTGVAGTPTLDLPDANVTVGDLILDNGEVYITTTSASRTLTVTGNATVIGVGNVEAGAGNPGTLAFAGSSAQTFTVPSAGMTFASGSPDPVHLQVNNAAGVMVSGGNLTINDNDVNTIILTKGLLQTGSTNWIAPAFDSATDAALVDVSSGKGAIRGNVRLPLEDAGSEDTNAEAYVLTFGALGTYDADADVAHLRPAVFTFQNDETLQASGVQHLFAGYFDGDPAGSNGFPLMDGSLVINRYPSFYWLVRSSGTLPSNVVYDLRFEAEGYNEFVAEDVNNTRLIRRFDGSTANPWALITGTAGYNNFNASPSNDHPVVRVGGVSGAVETTTQRFTFGLETNLVAEQPDAVELNAGMTANVTLTPDVFMGGSPFLTPPPSYTYVVSTSNADAATATTSGDTLVVTAVAAGAATITITATDRLGVSTSTTLDVTVNADLVAQGTIANRGVNLNQTVQVAPLGTYFTGGKAPYAFSAASNDTTVATVAVSNDTLTVTGVGTGTAEVTVTATDALGDTATQAFSVTVNTGLVAVDSLGTITLIVGEDSTATLSGLFAGGTPPVTFAAASSDEAVATAAVSGDTLTVTAVAAGMATITVTATDSLGVQAGFSFEVAVGLSQGDVNGDASFDVADVVLVLQAIVGQVTLTDVQQAAADFNGDGEVDVADVVLMLQALAGGSGKTTAVRLSDVAGEAAWGEVTFENGVAIVPVALKAAQNVHGIELEIPVPQEVEFEAIQASLPEGWMVAHHFDAEARVLRVAMAGLQPAADEVVRLHFRAQGDVKTVNGLQGTVRLNAKTTAELAPVALVEVPEVYALETSYPNPFRSHTNIKYQLPEEVHVRLVVYDIQGREVARLVDSAQKPGYHTVIWDGRTDAGTPAASGLYLYRLEAGSFSAVRKMMLVR is encoded by the coding sequence ATGAGCACGTTGCAACGACTGCCGGCGGCCTTACTGGCCGTCTTTGCCTTTCTGCTCGTCGGTGCCGGAGGCGCCCGGGCACAGGTAACCGTTTCCGGGGGTGAAGGGACCATCAATGGTACCTATACCACCGTTGATGCGGCCATCACGGCGATCAACGGGGTGGGGAGCAATGGGGCACAGTCCATTGTGGTTGCCATCAACCCCGGTTCGTTTACGATTACCCAGGCGTTGACCAACAAGGAGGATAACATCACGTTCGTTGCCGAAAGCGGTAGTGTAACGCTGAACAGCCTGAACCTGAACGCGGGGACGGTTAACTTCGGCGATGGTACGGACGCCTCGACGTTTGTGCTGAACAGCCTGGGGTTGACGATCGAGTCGCCGAGTGCCATGGCGGTTACGGTGGCGGCCCAGGCCTCGGTGACCATCGGCAGCGGTAGCATCTTTAGCAATGGTGTTACGCTCACGGTTAATGACGGTGGTACGCTCTCGCTTGCGGCCAACCTGACCGTGAATGGTACGCTGGCTGTCGATCCCGACGGTGGCGACTCCGGTACCACGCCCGCCGTTGTGGACCTCGGCGGCAACACGCTCACCGTGGCCAACGGCGCGACGCTGACGAACGATGGTCTGATCCAGAACGGCACGGTGGCCACAGCCAGTGGCAGCACGGCGACCAGCTCGACCTTCAACGGCAGCGGGACCTTCCCGAATCTTACCATTGGTTCCAACCATACGGCAGCCTTTGGTGCCACCACGCCCACGGTTAGCGGTAGCCTCACCGTTACCGGTGTGCTGAGTGGTACCGGTACGGTGACGCTGAGCGGTGCCAACACGACCCACACGGTGTCGGGCGATGTGGATCCCTCGCTGCAGATCTCGGCCAGCGGTGTGACGATCAACGGGGACACGGGCAGCAGCGTGGCCTCGGAGCTGGGCAATGTGACGGTTGCCTCGAACGCGAGTGCGACCATCCAGAGTGTCAAGACCATTGCCGGGGATGTGACGGTTGCCTCGCAGGCCAGCCTTCAGGCTTCGCTGGGCGGCAGCAGCCCTACGATCACCGGAAACGTTACGGTGAACCAGAATGCCAGCCTGAGCCTGGGCAATGCCACGGTCAGTGGCAATGTAACGGTGAACGCCATCAGCCTTCAGCCCAGCTCCATGCTGCTGACCGGCAATGTGACGGTGAATGGAACCTTTACCGTAGTAGACTTTGCCACGCTGGATATCGGCACCCATACGCTCACGCTCGGAGATGATATTACGGTGGCGACCAATGCTGCCGTAGCGGGCACCGGTACCTTCAAGCTGACGGGCAGCACCGCCGGTCATAACTTCAACGGCAAGTCGATTGCCAACCTGTCGGTCGCAGCTGCGGCGACGATCAACAGCAACGTGACGGTGACGGGTTCGTTGACGGTGGATGATGGTGACACCACCTCGGGTGAGGGGCTGTTTACCATTGCAGGTGGTAACACCGTGACGGCCTCCGGCACGGTGACCCTGAAGGATGACTTCGCCGCCGCGACCGGTACGCTGAAGGTGGGAGGCACGATGGTCCAGGCCCCCTTCGACTCGAATGCCGGCTTCACGACCGTGCAGCTCCCGGCGGTGACCATCGACGCGGCCGCCGGGGTCATGCTCACCTCCAGTGGACCGAGCTCCGGTACGTTCCAGGTGCAGGGGACCTTTACCCACACGCAGGGCGAGGTTTCCCTCGGCAGCAACCATCTGGAGTTCCAGGGTAATTACACCTATACGGCCGGCTCCTATGTGGCCAATGGCGGGAACGTCATCTGGAACAGCGCCGGCACCTTCAGCACGGGCGGCGGCACGGTGTCCTTCCCGAACCTGACGGTCAGCCAGGCGCTCACGGCCGGTAACGACGACAGCATCGAGATCCGGAACACCCTCGTCGCCAATGCCGCCATCTCGGTGGATGGTGACAGCGATGACAGCGGCGACGTGATCATCCTCGACGGGGCTTCCGTCACCTATGGCGTCGACCAGGCCCTGGGCACCGATGCCGACGACGTGGTGCTGGGGAGTGACCTGAATGTGACCTACACGGGCGCGGCGACTACGAATGTCGAGCTTCCGGCTTCCGTGGCCACGCTCACCGCGCAGGCCGCTCTGACGGTTGATCAGAATGTCACCGTCAACAGCAAATTGACGGCCGACGGTGCCGCGATTTCTGTGAGCAACGGCGGTGCTACGGTCACGTTGACGGTGGCCTCGGGCGGTACGATTGAACGTGCCAATAATGGCTCGTTTAGCGAGACGTCCGACGACAAAATCGCCGTCACCGACTATCACCTGGTGTATTCGGATGATGTGGGTACGGCCTATGTTGCCGGTGGGGAGTTGAAAACGTCGGCAAACATCCTCTCGCTGACGGTGAAAGACACGAACACCGGTGTGGCCGGTACCCCCACGCTTGATCTCCCGGATGCCAATGTCACGGTCGGGGACCTGATCCTGGATAATGGTGAGGTTTACATCACCACCACGTCGGCCAGCCGGACGCTGACGGTTACCGGGAATGCCACGGTCATCGGCGTAGGCAACGTGGAAGCCGGGGCCGGTAATCCGGGGACGCTGGCGTTTGCCGGCTCGTCGGCGCAGACCTTCACGGTGCCGTCCGCCGGGATGACGTTTGCTTCCGGCAGCCCGGATCCGGTTCACCTGCAGGTCAACAACGCGGCCGGCGTCATGGTCTCGGGGGGCAACCTGACCATCAACGACAACGACGTCAACACGATCATCCTGACCAAGGGGCTGCTCCAGACGGGTAGCACCAACTGGATCGCGCCGGCGTTTGACAGCGCCACCGATGCGGCCCTGGTGGACGTCTCCTCGGGCAAGGGGGCCATCCGGGGCAACGTGCGCCTGCCTCTGGAGGATGCCGGTAGTGAAGACACCAACGCGGAAGCTTATGTGCTGACGTTCGGTGCGCTGGGCACCTACGATGCCGATGCCGACGTGGCCCACCTGCGGCCGGCCGTGTTCACCTTCCAGAACGACGAGACGCTGCAGGCCAGCGGCGTGCAGCACCTGTTCGCCGGCTACTTCGACGGCGACCCGGCCGGCAGCAACGGCTTCCCGCTGATGGATGGCAGCCTCGTCATCAACCGCTACCCGAGCTTCTACTGGCTGGTGCGGAGCAGCGGGACGCTGCCGAGCAACGTGGTGTACGACCTGCGGTTTGAAGCGGAGGGCTACAACGAGTTCGTGGCCGAAGACGTCAACAACACGCGCCTGATCCGCCGCTTCGACGGTTCGACGGCGAACCCGTGGGCCCTGATCACCGGTACGGCCGGGTATAACAACTTCAACGCCAGCCCGTCGAACGATCATCCGGTGGTCCGTGTCGGAGGCGTCTCCGGGGCCGTGGAGACCACGACCCAGCGCTTCACCTTTGGTCTGGAGACCAACCTGGTGGCCGAGCAGCCGGATGCCGTGGAACTCAACGCCGGCATGACGGCGAACGTCACGCTGACGCCGGACGTCTTCATGGGCGGGTCGCCCTTCCTGACGCCTCCGCCGAGCTACACCTATGTGGTGAGCACGTCGAACGCGGACGCGGCGACGGCGACCACGAGTGGCGACACGCTCGTCGTGACGGCCGTGGCGGCCGGTGCGGCCACGATCACGATCACGGCCACCGACCGCCTGGGGGTGAGCACGAGCACGACGCTCGATGTCACCGTCAACGCGGACCTGGTGGCGCAGGGTACGATTGCCAACCGGGGTGTCAACCTGAACCAGACGGTCCAGGTCGCCCCGCTGGGAACGTACTTCACCGGTGGTAAGGCGCCCTACGCCTTCTCGGCGGCCTCGAACGACACGACGGTAGCCACCGTGGCGGTCAGCAACGATACGCTGACGGTCACGGGCGTCGGCACCGGTACGGCCGAAGTGACGGTGACGGCCACCGACGCCCTGGGCGACACGGCCACGCAGGCCTTCTCGGTCACGGTCAACACCGGGCTCGTCGCCGTCGACTCGCTCGGTACGATCACCCTGATCGTGGGCGAGGATAGCACGGCCACGCTGAGCGGTCTCTTCGCCGGCGGCACGCCGCCGGTCACCTTCGCCGCCGCCAGCAGCGACGAGGCCGTTGCCACGGCTGCGGTCAGCGGGGACACCCTGACGGTGACGGCCGTGGCGGCCGGCATGGCCACGATCACGGTGACGGCCACCGACTCGCTCGGTGTGCAGGCCGGCTTCAGCTTCGAAGTGGCCGTGGGGCTGTCCCAGGGTGACGTCAACGGCGACGCCTCGTTCGACGTGGCCGATGTGGTGCTGGTGCTGCAGGCCATCGTCGGCCAGGTGACGCTCACGGATGTGCAGCAGGCTGCGGCCGACTTCAACGGCGACGGCGAGGTCGATGTGGCCGACGTGGTGCTGATGCTGCAGGCGCTCGCCGGCGGCTCCGGCAAGACGACGGCCGTGCGTCTGAGCGACGTGGCCGGTGAGGCCGCCTGGGGTGAAGTCACGTTCGAAAACGGCGTGGCGATCGTCCCGGTGGCGCTGAAAGCCGCCCAGAACGTGCACGGCATCGAGCTGGAGATCCCCGTGCCGCAGGAAGTGGAGTTCGAGGCGATCCAGGCCTCGCTGCCTGAAGGCTGGATGGTGGCCCACCACTTCGACGCCGAAGCACGGGTGCTGCGTGTGGCGATGGCGGGGCTGCAGCCGGCCGCCGATGAGGTCGTCCGCCTGCACTTCCGTGCACAGGGCGATGTGAAGACGGTCAACGGGCTGCAGGGCACGGTGCGCCTCAACGCCAAGACGACGGCCGAGCTGGCTCCGGTGGCACTCGTCGAAGTGCCCGAGGTCTATGCCCTGGAGACCAGCTATCCGAACCCGTTCCGGAGCCATACGAACATCAAGTACCAGCTTCCGGAAGAGGTCCACGTCCGCCTGGTGGTCTATGACATCCAGGGACGTGAGGTCGCACGGCTCGTGGATTCGGCCCAGAAGCCTGGTTACCACACGGTGATCTGGGATGGGCGGACCGATGCCGGCACGCCGGCTGCCTCCGGTCTCTACCTCTATCGCCTGGAGGCCGGCAGCTTCTCGGCTGTGCGCAAGATGATGTTGGTCCGATAA
- the ruvX gene encoding Holliday junction resolvase RuvX has product MLEPIGAPRIVAVDYGTKRVGLAVADPLRLFARPFGTYGPSEAVAVLRQLRAEEGIEVIVVGWPLLPDGTEGAATRRVRQYINRLRNALPGVEIVTWDERYTSEMARQAIREAGARRKARRDRARVDAAAAAVILQEYLDAGSRE; this is encoded by the coding sequence ATGCTGGAACCGATCGGAGCGCCGCGTATCGTCGCGGTCGATTATGGAACGAAGCGCGTCGGCCTGGCCGTGGCGGATCCGCTCCGTCTCTTTGCCCGTCCGTTCGGGACCTATGGCCCGTCGGAGGCCGTGGCGGTGCTCCGGCAGCTCCGGGCCGAGGAGGGCATCGAGGTGATCGTCGTCGGGTGGCCGCTCCTGCCCGACGGCACCGAAGGCGCGGCCACCCGGCGCGTGCGACAGTACATCAACCGGTTGCGGAACGCCCTGCCCGGGGTCGAGATCGTCACGTGGGACGAGCGGTACACGTCGGAGATGGCCCGGCAGGCCATCCGGGAGGCGGGAGCCCGTCGCAAAGCCCGCCGCGACAGGGCCCGCGTCGATGCCGCCGCCGCCGCCGTCATCCTGCAGGAATACCTGGACGCCGGTTCTCGGGAATGA
- a CDS encoding HU family DNA-binding protein, whose product MSEKPVTLTKKDVARRVAELMNEPIYKSEPWVSAVVTALGELMIEADPEVRIELRDFGVFEVKKTKAKPKARNPKTNETVFIPSRRKTHFKPSKRLKEVLQKPLKELNYEIPEGSADHPEEAVLHENGRS is encoded by the coding sequence ATGTCGGAAAAACCTGTGACGCTGACGAAGAAGGATGTCGCACGGCGTGTCGCCGAGCTGATGAACGAGCCGATCTACAAGAGCGAGCCCTGGGTGAGTGCGGTCGTAACCGCGCTGGGCGAGCTCATGATCGAGGCCGACCCGGAAGTGCGCATCGAGCTGCGGGATTTCGGCGTCTTTGAGGTGAAGAAGACGAAGGCCAAACCGAAGGCACGCAACCCCAAGACCAACGAGACGGTCTTCATCCCCAGCCGGCGGAAAACCCACTTCAAGCCGAGCAAGCGGCTGAAGGAGGTGCTGCAGAAGCCCCTGAAGGAGTTGAACTACGAAATCCCTGAAGGGAGTGCCGATCATCCCGAGGAGGCCGTCCTGCACGAGAACGGTCGTTCCTGA